Proteins encoded in a region of the Anopheles ziemanni chromosome 2, idAnoZiCoDA_A2_x.2, whole genome shotgun sequence genome:
- the LOC131284516 gene encoding one cut domain family member 3, with product MKGFVAVALLILAIVQCIQAVPVPQLLTFRDGKFGVNFGGYHAEAGLGGLLTGNSAHGGLSASAGTPHGQQAGAGIGGLLGGNERTAGGAYAGATAGHGVGASAAIGGGLDGAGGAGGAGAESHAGGVSKKVVKLGQTNHGAPPTEVVISKEYGGNQHQGNFERIDHVKEVHTELTVPEPHPAPAPAPAHGFRKTVYKKKVIGHPHKIAVVETSAHHDGPQPPLDISRFFDFQAFTNLGAQFAHPAPPPPPPPPVVHKTFVKQTSYEPIHRPTFEKEVHTRYDSSNGHSAGGSSTSTHVVASSTHNSNFWNDIFNIPISTLSAVNQFLNNKAGSGSLQVQKHVEVH from the exons ATGAAAGGATTCGTAGCCGTTGCTTTGCTGATCCTCGCGATCGTACAGTGCATCCAAGCTGTTCCAGTTCCCCAA TTGCTTACATTCCGCGATGGAAAGTTCGGCGTCAACTTCGGCGGCTACCACGCTGAGGCCGGTCTAGGAGGGCTGCTCACCGGAAACAGTGCCCACGGAGGACTGTCCGCTTCCGCCGGAACACCGCACGGCCAACAGGCGGGAGCCGGCATCGGTGGACTGCTCGGCGGCAACG AACGCACCGCTGGAGGCGCGTACGCCGGAGCGACGGCAGGGCACGGCGTTGGCGCTAGTGCCGCCATCGGTGGAGGTCTCGATGGGGCCGGCGGTGCCGGAGGAGCTGGCGCCGAATCGCACGCTGGAGGAGTGAGCAAGAAGGTTGTCAAACTGGGCCAAACGAACCATGGAGCCCCACCCACAGAG GTTGTCATTTCGAAGGAGTATGGCGGCAACCAGCACCAAGGTAATTTCGAACGAATCGATCACGTGAAGGAAGTGCACACGGAACTGACGGTCCCGGAACCCCATCCAGCCCCGGCACCTGCTCCTGCACACGGTTTCCGTAAGACCGTGTACAAGAAGAAAGTGATCGGACATCCCCACAAG ATCGCCGTCGTTGAAACGTCAGCTCATCACGATGGACCGCAACCTCCGCTCGACATCAGTCGTTTCTTCGACTTCCAGGCGTTCACCAATCTGGGTGCACAATTTGCGCACCCcgcgccgccaccaccgccaccaccaccggttgTACACAAGACATTTGTGAAACAGACTTCCTACGAGCCCATACACAGACCTACGTTTGAGAAAGAG GTTCACACCCGATATGACTCGTCGAACGGACACAGCGCAGGTGGGTCTTCGACAAGCACCCACGTGGTCGCCAGCTCGACCCACAACTCCAACTTCTGGAACGATATCTTCAAC ATTCCGATCTCCACGCTGTCGGCCGTTAATCAGTTCCTGAACAACAAAGCCGGTAGCGGAAGTCTTCAAGTCCAGAAGCACGTGGAAGTTCACTAG
- the LOC131294344 gene encoding augmin complex subunit dgt5 codes for MITITNKLRQLGKPLFKKLQTNQVARGRNDSLSANKSDQNSVMDDIARFKEWATKLGCSPDKLPPDEKLKQAFRGEQSSIFNHIIEKVRPRQEITRMKKNVLVRKLQVHKKMDTIVANASFNSLPPELQRYMKIQKIKKTIDETRHRIKQSQNCLETTNLQIKEKNARKLQSVNNLEELYGKTSLYAAYETSVQNGIEKEKQLAKRIERIMPIKGSEACRVDTAEKGIEQCVQLLTRFYENFKDLNPDAGRALQEDLWSDIRGALRGIPNHLLWSVLLKMKDVHLREISEVDSRHEESDQNIALSDRDLLQGSMAKLCTSHIKVFLDVVDHSNKVNATREEYLTILTPCTNELEAKMALINVMDDEAEEALEEYLVQWNSREYNQGQLEYMGREVERKKQELLSYGQKLQNHEQLLAQLRGIYGQIDDISRHMEGELQQVHQIKQKIAYAKYVSQQTVRNARQKNGTNQTLNSSELSFSRLEGTQAGPAYNPAVLPPYVRELEVFRSIPLSRYVSQTKPIQLALEPNVAIYFETPAALALLPCTVFSADTAIKQFRALQELEARASGCTDDSWSLGAPSFDHVQLEKHWQSNHGKICELLDEIETLSNSTRHILSKSRVFYNFTLANNLRKYVPPTKLFNGRSFREYESEYLMYYRMINGFGGGN; via the exons ATGATCacaataacgaacaaa TTGCGGCAGTTAGGGAAACCGCTCTTTAAAAAGTTACAAACAAACCAAGTGGCCCGCGGAAGAAACGATTCTTTATCAGCGAATAAAAGTGATCAAAACAGTGTGATGGACGATATAGCACGGTTCAAAGAATGGGCAACGAAATTAGGATGTTCCCCGGACAAATTGCCACCGGATGAAAAACTGAAACA GGCGTTCCGTGGGGAACAGAGCTCCATTTTCAACCATATAATAGAAAAAGTTCGTCCGAGACAAGAGATAACGCGCATGAAGAAGAATGTACTTGTTCGCAAACTGCAGGTGCACAAGAAGATGGACACGATCGTTGCG AACGCATCGTTCAACTCTCTGCCGCCCGAACTGCAGCGCTACATGAAAATACAaaagataaagaaaacaattgatgaAACACGCCATCGTATAAAGCAGTCACAAAACTGCCTTGAAACTACTAACCTGCAGATCAAAGAGAAAA ATGCTCGGAAACTACAATCGGTGAACAATTTAGAGGAGCTTTATGGTAAAACATCTTTGTACGCTGCCTACGAAACGTCCGTTCAAAATGgtattgaaaaggaaaaacagctTGCCAAGCGCATCGAACGAATCATGCCCATCAAAGGATCGGAAGCGTGCCGTGTTGATACGGCGGAAAAAGGCATCGAGCAGTGCGTGCAACTGTTGACACGGTTTTACGAAAATTTCAAAGATCTCAACCCGGACGCCGGTCGGGCGTTGCAGGAAGATCTGTGGTCGGATATCCGTGGCGCGCTACGTGGCATTCCGAATCATCTGTTGTGGAGCGTGCTGCTAAAGATGAAAGATGTGCACCTACGGGAAATCTCCGAGGTGGACAGCCGACACGAAGAGAGCGACCAGAATATTGCACTCTCCGATCGCGATCTTCTGCAGGGCAGTATGGCAAAACTGTGCACCAGCCACATCAAAGTGTTTCTAGACGTTGTCGACCACAGCAATAAGGTGAATGCGACACGGGAAGAGTATCTGACCATCCTGACCCCATGCACCAACGAGCTGGAGGCCAAGATGGCCCTGATCAATGTGATGGACGATGAGGCGGAGGAAGCGCTCGAAGAGTACCTGGTCCAGTGGAACTCTCGAGAGTATAATCAGGGTCAGCTGGAGTACATGGGCCGGGAAGTGGAGCGTAAAAAGCAGGAACTTCTTTCCTACGGACAAAAGCTGCAAAATCACGAACAACTGCTCGCGCAGCTTCGTGGCATCTACGGGCAGATCGACGATATATCCCGCCATATGGAAGGCGAACTTCAGCAGGTGCATCAGATAAAGCAAAAGATAGCCTACGCAAAGTACGTCAGCCAGCAAACCGTGCGCAATGCTCGCCAGAAAAATGGAACCAACCAAACGCTCAACTCGAGCGAACTATCCTTCAGCCGACTGGAGGGCACACAGGCCGGGCCGGCCTACAATCCGGCGGTACTGCCACCGTACGTTCGCGAGCTGGAAGTATTCCGTAGCATTCCCCTTTCGCGCTACGTTTCACAAACGAAACCGATTCAACTCGCGTTAGAGCCAAACGTGGCCATCTATTTTGAAACACCCGCCGCCCTGGCATTGCTTCCTTGTACCGTGTTCAGTGCGGACACGGCCATCAAACAGTTCCGAGCGCTGCAGGAGCTTGAAGCGCGGGCAAGCGGTTGCACCGACGACTCGTGGTCTCTGGGGGCGCCCAGCTTCGATCACGTCCAGCTGGAGAAACATTGGCAAAGCAATCATGGCAAGATTTGTGAGTTGCTGGACGAAATCGAAACACTCTCGAACAGCACCCGACACATCCTCAGCAAGAGTCGTGTGTTCTACAACTTTACACTGGCCAACAACTTGCGTAAGTACGTGCCACCGACGAAGCTGTTCAACGGGCGTAGCTTCCGCGAGTACGAAAGCGAATACCTGATGTACTATCGAATGATCAATGGGTTTGGAGGAGGAAactag
- the LOC131284555 gene encoding uncharacterized protein LOC131284555 encodes MSSMKAKAIGLTVDVGAGSGPSPVIRKISPCGITTEDVSFEAYKQPKNRSKRRSFSPMVHQERIPSPDLSPIELSQTFRISPRMNTPIAAKGKNVASKTYLLSKPIRAHSKVSPKDEAYAVTPIGKRELEHRICVSNILKDMGLSKYIRIFTNEEINFEVFLTLCEKDLHDIGIHCKQDIEKILAKIADYNMNAEA; translated from the exons ATGTCTTCCATGAAAGCAAAAG CAATTGGCTTGACCGTGGACGTTGGCGCCGGTTCTGGACCATCGCCAGTGataagaaaaatttccccctGCGGCATCACCACCGAGGACGTGTCGTTCGAGGCGTACAAGCAGCCGAAAAATCGCAGCAAGCGGCGCAGCTTCTCCCCGATGGTGCATCAGGAGCGGATACCTTCACCGGATCTTTCGCCGATCGAGCTGAGCCAGACGTTTCGCATCTCGCCCCGGATGAACACACCGATCGCAGCCAAGGGCAAGAATGTGGCCAGCAAAACGTACCTTCTCAGCAAACCGATACG AGCACACAGTAAAGTTTCCCCCAAGGACGAGGCGTATGCCGTGACACCGATTGGGAAGCGCGAGCTCGAACATCGCATTTGTGTGTCGAACATACTGAAGGACATGGGCCTGTCCAAGTACATCCGCATCTTCACCAACGAGGAGATCAACTTCGAGGTGTTCCTGACGCTGTGCGAAAAGGACCTGCACGACATCGGGATTCACTGCAAGCAGGACATCGAGAAGATTTTGGCCAAAATTGCCGACTACAACATGAACGCGGAGGCGTAA